The Streptomyces racemochromogenes DNA segment ATCACCGGCCAGGGGAACCGGGCCATCGCATCCCTCTACGGCCGCCTCTGGAACAAGGATCCCCTCGACCACGGCGTAGACCGGCAGGCCAAGTCTCGGGCTCAGTCCCGCGCCCGCCGCCACGGCTGGGCACTGCCTGCCGCATGGGACGACGACCGGATCAGCGACCCAAAGGCCCAGCCCGACCACGGCCAGCAGACCCCCCGCTACATCGCGCTCGCCGAGGACTGCGCCGAGCTCGAACGCCTCGGACACACCCGGGAGCAGATCGCCGCGCGGCTGGGTGTAACCCGCGACGGACTCCAGCGCGCCCTCTCCTTGTACCGCAAGGCGGGACTTGGGGAGGCGGCGTGAGCATCCGGACCCGCTCCTGGGAGGCCGAAGCGCCCTGCCGTGAGATCGGCCCGGACATCTTCCACCCGGTCGGCCGCGGCCGTGAGCTGACGGAAGCGATCACCGCCGCGAAGGCCATCTGCGGCAGCTGCCCCTTCCAGCCGGCCTGCCTGGCTGACGCCCTCGACTGGGAGGGCACCGCAGACCAGTACTCCCGCGACGGCATCTGGGGCGGACTCACCGGCCCCGAACGCGCCGCACTCGCCACCCAGCCCGCCGCCGCGGCCTAAGACCCCACCCGCACCAGCCAGAGAGAAGACGCCCGTGGGAATCCGCCTGATCGTCGAGGTGCTCGCCAGCGCACCGATGGTGCTCACGCACCGCGAGAAGCTGCTCCTCGTCGCCCTGGCGGAGGACGCGAGCGACGACACCCGCGTCACCTGGAACAGCGTCGAGCACCCCAAGTTCCGGACCGGCGCCAAGCTCAGCAGCCGCGCCCAGCTGTACGCGGTCATCAAGACGCTGGTCGCGAAGGGCGTTCTGACCCGTGCGGCTGCAGGTCAGAAGAACGCCGTCGCGAAGTACAAGCTGGCCCCTCTCGAGCCCGCTCAGTGTCAGGGATTTGCTGACACTGAGACCGGCTCTCAGCGTCCCGGAATCCCTGACACTGACGCCGCTCAGGGTCCCGGAACTCCTGACACTGAGGAAAAGGGTCAGTGTCAGGAAAACGCTGACACTGAGACGTCTCAGTGTCAGGAAATCCGGGACGTCAGTGTCAGGAAATCCGGGACCCCTACTCCTCTCTCCCCTCAAGAGGAGGAAGAAGAAGCTTCCTCCTCCCCGGTCGGCGAGCACCTCGAAGCCTTCGGCGCCTTCTGGGCGAACTACCCGAAGAAGCTCGACCGCGAGACGGCCATGACCGAGTGGCTCGCCGCGATGCGCGCCGGCGTGGACCCGGCCCTCATCGTCAAGGCCGCCCAGGGATACGCCCGATCCGTCGTCGGTGAGACCAACCCGCGCTGGATCGCCTACCCGGCCAACTGGCTCGCCAAGAAGCGCTACCACGACGAATACCCCGAGCCCCCCGCTGGCCGCCCCCATCTGCGCGCCGTCTCCGGCGGCTGGACGCCCTTCCAGAACCCCGACAACCACGACGTCTACGACGAGGACCTGTAATGACCGACGCCTGGACCCCACCCAGCAAGCGCAACCCCCTCCGCGCCGACCTCGCCGGCCTCGGAATCCCCGAAGGCCAGTACCGGCTCCCCAGCCCCGACGCCTACCTCGACGCCGGCGGAAGCCGCGACGGTGCCGCACGCATCGACGCCCACTTCCACAACGAGATCCCCCTCACCGACCTCCAGCCCGCCGAGATCGCCTTCCTCCGCACCTACTTCAACCGCCAGATCGAAGAACAGCTCGCCAAGACCCTGGCCCACTTCAACGCCGCCGTACCCCGCCGCTACGCCAAGGTCGAACCCGACGACACCGCCCACATCTGGGCCAAGGCAGTTGCCGCAGACGCCGACGACGTCCAGTCCCTGCTGATCGTCGGCCCCACCGGCACCGGCAAGACCCACTACGCCTACGCCGTCCTCAAGGCCGTCGCCGAGACCGGCCGCGGCCTCAGCTGGGCCGCCCTCACCGCAGCGGACCTCTACGCGAGCCTCCGCCCCCGCCCCAACGGCGACAGCGAAGCCGAGTTCACCCGGCTCGCCAACATCGACGTCCTGTTCCTCGACGACCTTGGCGCGGCCAAGGTCACCGAGTGGACCGAGGAAGTCACCTACCGGCTTATCAACCGCCGGTACGAGCAGTGCAAGCCCAGCCTCTTCACCAGCAACGTCCCGCCCGCCCAGCTTCGCGACGCCCTCGGTGAGCGCATCTCGTCCCGCCTCGTCGAAATGTGCGAGCGGGTCGTCCTCAAGGGCCACGACCGCCGGCGGGGTGCCGCATGAGCGAAGACCTGGCCCGCGAAGACGTCGCCGCCATGCGGAAGGACGGCGACCTCACCGCGTACATCAAGCACCACATGGCCGCGGCCCGCCTTGAGAACGCCCGCCGCCGCGGCCTGGTCCTCCGCTACCCCGACCTCGCCGCCCGTTTGACCGAGAGGCCGTTCAGGTTCCCGAAGCCCGAGTTCTGGACGGGATTCGTTCCGCCGGCCCACTGGGGCCAATCGATCAACACGGACCCGACCCGGCGTGTCCTCCTCGAGCTGATTGCCGAGGCCGAGCGTCGACAAGCAGCTCCCAGCCACACCCCCCTCGAGGAGGCCGCGTGACCTTCACCCACCGGCGGGCGGAACAGCTCCGAGCCGAAGCCGCCCACGCCCAGCAGACCGCCGTCTGCCCCACCTGCCAAGTCGCCCCCGGCACCCCCTGCCACGACAACGGCATCCAACGCCCCGACAACAGCCCCGTACACGCCCGCCGCTACGAAGAAGCCACGGAGACCGCCGCATGACTGCCGAGATCCCCGAAGCCCTCGCCAACTACATGATCAAGCGAGACCAGGACCACGCCGACCGGATCGCGGCCGTCTGGTCCGAGTTCACCGAACGGGAACAGGGCCTGATCAAGGACGCCGCCGTCATGGGCTACGTCCAGGGAATGAGGCAGGCCCGCGCCGGAGGGGACTGGCCCGGCGACTGGGTGGCCGTCCCGACCGTGATCGGCGCCTGCCTCGCCCACGCCCAGCTGTACCCGACTATCACCGGCTGGACACCGCCCGAAGACGACGAGGCCGACCGGTGAGCCTTCCGACCGCCGCCGAGCGTGCAGCTCAGATCCAAGCCGACCTCGCCGCCGCCCTCCTGCGCCCCCGTCGGCCCCGCTGGACCACCGCCGAGAAGGCCCGCCACTACGCCGACCTCGAGGCCGCCCTCAACGGCACCGAATGGCAGCAGCCCATCCCCGCCCGACCCACCCGAAAGGCCAACCGATGACCGCCACCCAGCCCACCCCGACCGCGCGTCGGACCAGCGGCAGCCCGGACGAACTCGACCACCTCTACTGCTGCGACCCGGACATCGCCCTCTGCGGCACCGACATCAGCGACCACGAAGACAACGGTGCCGACGGCAGCTGCATCGTCTGCCTCGACCTCGAGGACAACCCCTGCGACTGCGCCTGACCTGCACCGCAGCGACAACAACCGCCTAAGCAACCGGAGGACCCCATGACCGACTACCCGCTCCGCGTCCGGCTCCACGGCGGCCGGAACACCCACGCCGCCCGCAAGCGGGCCGAGACGCACCCGGACGACCGGATCACCGCGTGCGGCGTGTTCCTCGCCGCCTACAGCACGAACAACTGGCTGGCCGACGACAAGCCGATCACCTGCCGGGCCTGCACCCGGCAGACCGACCGCGCCTGACACGCAACGGCCGCCCCCTCAGGCAGCGAGGGGGCGGCACCCCGACAGCATCCCAAACCGGAGGAGATCCCGATGACTCACCGCCCGATCCCGTTCTACGCCGAGGCCGGCACTGGCGACTGCCCCCACGGCACCGACGGCCACCACCTCCGCCACCAGCCGGCAGGGGACATCTGGATCTGCCTCGACCTGCCGGTGGGTGACGGCTGCGACACCCACACAGACGACTTCGGCTACGGCGTGCTGTGGGCCGACTGCCGTGAGGGCGCCGAGTCGTGACGCGGGCCAGTCGCCCTGGTGCCGCGCTCAGCGACCTCGAGGCAACCGTCCTGCGGCTCGCAGCTGAGGGGCACAGCTACCCAGCGATCGGGCGCATCCTCGGTCGCAGCACGGCGGCGGTCCAGGACAGCCGGCAGCGGGCGATCATCAAGCTCGGCGCCGCAAGCTCCGCCCACGCTGTCCTAATCGCATGCCGCGCCGGCCTGATCGACGGCCGGCCCCAGCGGCACGGCGACCACGCCGGGTACGAAGCCCACCGGCGCCGCGGCGAACAGCCCTGCGACGCCTGCCGGATGGGCGAGCGAGCGCACCGGCAGCGACAGCGGGACGCGGCAAGCGCCCGCCAGGGCCCCTGAGTGCCCGCGAGAGCGCCCCGCAGGGCCTCAAGGCTTCCCGCTAAGGGGGGCCGCCTGAAAGGGGCGCAGAGCGCCACTGAACGATCCGCCGAACCAACCGAAGATTAGGAGACCCGATGACCGAGATCCGCATCCCCATTCAGCCGATCCACCTGTCCACCGGCCCGATCACCGAACTCGTCATCCTCGACCCCGACCGTCCGCACACCACGCCCGACGAACGCGGCTGCCCCGACTGCGACGGTGACGTTTACGACTCCGGATGCCCCGCCCCGGGCTGCACCGGCTACGCCTGCCCCGACTGCGGGAGTGGCTGTGACCTCGACTTCGTGTCCGCCGACGGCGGGGGACGCTGCGCCCAAGCCCTCGACTCCGACGCCTGACCCCGCCGCTCTCCGGCCGCCCGCGCCACCGCGGGCGGCCCTCACCTGCCGCCGCCCGAACCGACACCCGAAAGGCCCGACATGACCGCCATCCAGCCCGGCCAGACCTGGCAGCACCGCAACCAGCCGACCATCACCATCACCATCGACGCCGTGAGCGGCTCGTGGACCCGCTTCACCCGCGACGGCGAGCTCACCCACGACGGGAAGGCCGTGCACGGGCAGATCCCGACCCGCGACCTGCCCCGGCACTACCAGCCGGCGGAGTCGTGACCGGCCAGCTGTTCCTGCCCGGCTGGGAGATCGAGCCCTGCGACACCGCCGACCCCGACGAGCTGCCGCACCCCGACCGCCGGCCCCGCACCCGCGCCGCCGACCGGCTCCGGGAACTACGTGAACGACGGCTCGAGCCCGAAGCCGGACGGGCCGCCGGCGGACCACGGCTCTGGACACCCGGCGGCGACGACATCCGCATCACCACCATCCGAATCCGAGGAGACCTGCTCTGATGCCACTCCCCAACTTCGTCACCGTCACCACCTACCGCACCGACGACAACCGCCCCGCCTGGGCCTGGCGCTGCTGGGGCTCCGGCGACTGCGACGGCTGGCTGCACCTCGACTGCGGATCCGAGCAGAGGGCCCAGCGCCTCGCCGAACGCCACCTCGCCGACCACCACTCTGAGTGCGACAGGAGCCAGACGTGACCGCCGACGAACTCCGCGCCGCCATCGCCCGCGACTGCCCCCACCGACTCGTCGACTACGACGCCCACCTCGCCAACTTCGCGCGCCACGGCTGGCCCATCACCAAAGCCTTCTGCGAGTTCTGGCGGCAGGAACACGCCATCAGCAGCCAGCCCCGCGTCGAAGCCCGGATCGACCGGCTCTACCGGCGAGCCCAGAAAAGCCGCTACCGCTGGCAAGTCCGACGCCTCACCGCCAAGGCCAGCCGCATCCGCCACGAGATCACCAAGGGACTGAAGGGACCGAAATGACCGCCATCCACCAGCGCGCCCTCGAGGCCGTCGACAACGCCCTCGAAGAGCGCGGCTACTGGCTCCCCATCGAAGGCCGAAACGCCGTCGCCGAGGCCATCGCCGACTACTGCCAGGCCGAACTCGACGCCGCCCAACGACGCACCGTGCGCTTCGTCGAGCGCATCGGTGACGCCCGAGCCTGGGCCCGCACCCTGCCGGCCGAACAGCAGCACCAGCTCCTCACCATCCTCGCCGGACGGGAGACGCGCCATGTCTGAGCCCCGCCACATCGACTGCATCGAGCAGTGCGAGATCCCGGACGGTGCGGACCTTCACGAAATCCCCCGCCCCCGAAACAGCTGGCCGGACATCCTCAACTGCCCCAACCAGGGCTGCGGGAAGTCCTTCCTGCTCATCGAGGAGCCGAACGGGGAGGCCCAACCGTGAGCTGGGAGCGCAAGCCGTACACCGGTAACTGCGACAACTGCCGCGCCTACTGGGAAGTCGGCCAGGACCTCGGCGAAGCGTGGCACGCCGCAGGCCTCGCCGACAGGCCGTCGATCAGCCAGCAGATCGCCCGCAACCTCGCCCTGTACTGCGAACACGTTGCCGCGCACATCCCCGCCTGACTCACCCGTAGCGCCGCACGAGGAGCACCAGTGATCGAGCCCGTCGCCTACTGCGAGACCTGCCTCAAGCCCTCCCGCGACCGCGTCCACCACGGCTGCCGGGAACGCCTCGCCGACCAACTCCGCCGCATCCCAACCCTCTACCGGGCCCTCGCCGACGAACTCACCCCTGGCCGCAGCAGCGACGGCGGCCGGGCCGGATCCCGCACCGCCCCCCTCCCCGTCCGGCTCGACATCCTCGACCTCCGAGCCCGCGGCGGCATCGAAGGCATCCTCGCCAGCTGGGTCCGCGACCTCTGCGAACGAGAGCAGTGGGAGTTCCCCCAGTACGGCACCGTCGAGGCCGCCGTCGACTCCTACGCCGCGATCCTCATCGGCAACCTCGGCATGCTCTGCGACGAACACCCTGCTATACGGGAGATCGCGCACGAGATCGCGGCCGTCGTCCGCCAGTGCGAGGCGCTCACCACCGGCGAGAAGCCGGCCCGGCGGATCCCCGTCGCCTGCCCCTGCGGGACCATCCTCCGCGTCACCCTCGACACCCCCGGTGCGCGGTGCACCGGATGCGACACCCAGTACGGGCACGCCGAGGTACTGCAGCTGCCCATGGCCCAGCGGACTGCGGCATGACGAAAGAGAGCCCCGACGTGCGATACCGTGCCGACTAGGAGCCGAGGCAGCCATCCCGGGATCGCTACCCGTGCCACCCCAACGCCGCGCGGAGGGTCATTAATATCCGCGGCACGCGAAGGCCCCGCCGACGTCAGTTGGCGGGGTCGTTCTTCGAGGCCAGCCGGGACCCGATCCGGAACCGCAGGTCACCAGCGGCCCGGCGGACATCCTCCGACCGGGCCTCATCCTCCAGCACGCCCAGCAGCACCATCAGGGCCCGCGCCTCGTCCTCGCTCACCAGCCCGCGACGAGGCTCAGGCGCCCCGTCCAGCAGCGCGTCCAGCAGGTCCAGCACACCCTCGTCCATGCCGGGGACAACGCGAGCCGGCGGCCAAGGTCACCGGCCCGCACACATGTCCCGGGCAGATGGCAGGCCAACGATCCGAGGGCTAAAGTGCTAGCGTTTTCAGAACCCACCGTGGAGGCGGTCATGAGCGACACCCCGTGGACCATCGACTCGATCGCCCACGCGCTCCCGCACCCCGTGATCAGGCAAAAGTTCCTCGGCGAGGTCAACCTGGCGCCCGTCGACCAGCTCCAAGCCGTGATCGACAAATGGGTGCGATTCGTGACCGAGTGGGAAGCCGGCCGCCCCCGCATCGAAGAGCTCCGGGACTACTTCATCAAGCACGGGCACCTGCCGCCCGAGTACGAAGCTACCCTCATCGACGTGACCGACCGCATCCAGACCGACGCGGAACGTGCCCGTCGAGGCGCCGCGTGACCTACAGGCTCCGCCTCGACCCCACCGTCCACGCGATCTACGCGGCACTCCCCGAGCAAGCCCGACGCGACATCGCCATCATCCTCCTCGACGCCCTCGAGGACCCCCTCGCCCACTCCACTCCCTACGGCGAAGACGACGGGATCATGCGGACCCTCGCCCACGGGCACGTCGCGCTCGCCGTCCTCATCGGGCACGAGAGCCGGACGATCACCGTCGTGCAGATCGGCTACGCCGGCTGAACGCCGCCGCCAGTGGGTCTACGCTCCACGCCGTGCCCAACTCAATGCCACCCCGAGCCCGCGCCAAGCTCGCCGCCGTCGGAACCGCCGCAGCCGCCGCCATCATCGCGCTGTTCCCCGTGAGCTTCACCAGCCAGACGGACGACGCCACCTACCAATGCGGCCCCGCCATCAGCGCAGCATTCCACCAATGGCCCGGATGCCGAGAGGTCGCTCCGGCCCCACTCATCGCGGCGGTCATCATCGCCGCAGTCGGCGCAGCGCTGGCGATCAAGATTGCGAACGAAGAGGCGTAGCCCATCGCGCGAGCACGACGAAGCCCCCGCCGCCACAGGCGACGGGGGCTTCAGGCTGTCCGGGGTCAGGCGCTGAGCGCGATCTGGCCCCCATGCTCGAACGCGGCGATCAGGTCGGCCATCCCCGCGTACACCTCCTCGAGAAGGGGGCGGTCGTCCTCGGTGTACACGGCCACCTTGTCGATGCGGGAGCCGGCCGGACCGGCGATCTTCTCCGGCCGCCGGCCGTGGCGCTTGAAGAACGCGTTCGACACGCGGGCGCCGAAGCCGGACTGGAACTTGGCCACCGTCTTCGCCTTGTGGCCCTTCTCCGCGAGGAACGTCGCCGCGTACAGCGGCGTCTCGGACGAGTCCAGCTCAGGCCGCTCACCCATCGCGCGGGCCAGGATCACCTTCGCCGTGGCCGTCGCGTAGGGCTCCGGCAGGGCCGGGCGAAGGATGGCCAGGATCTCCGCCTGATCCCGGTAGGGGACCGGGCCGGCGGCTGCGGTGATCTCCTTCGCTGGCGCTGGGGCGGGGGCCGCATCGAACCGCCCGGTCTTGCGGATCTGCGGGAGCACGTCCTCCGCGAGCCAGTCCTGGAACCGCTCGGCGGCCGGGAGGCTGCTCCGCATTACGAGACGGTAGACGCCAGGCTCGGAGACGATTACGCGGTTCGGGTTGCCGCGCTTTCCGTCGGCGAGGGCGACGGTATTCCGCATCCGGTCCGGGATGGAGGACAGCGCGTCCCTGCCATTGGCGTATCCGAGGATGGCGGTGACGTCGGCGCCGACGAACCACGGCTCGCCGTCGACCAGAACGGTGCGCACCTCGGAGCCCTCGTAGGCGAACACCTGCAGCGCGCTCACGCGGCCTGCTCCACGTCGGCGAAGGAGACCTGCATCGGCCAGTCGGTGATCTCGACGCCGAACCAGTGGGCGAGGAGCCCGCGGGTGGACAGGTCCTTCTCGAGTTCGTTCATGCGTTGCGGGAGAACGACGACGATCTCCGAGTCGCGCTTCATGCAGCCTCCGAAGAAGTGCTCTTCGTCGGTGGCGATCTCGACGATGCGGGCGCCGAGTCGATCGAGCAGCTCGTTCAGCGGGGCGGAGAGGAAGCCCCACTGGGAGAAGTCAAGCAAGGGCATGGCAGGTACACTCACGGTGTATCCCTTTCTTGGCGTTTGGGATCGCGGATCAGCGGGTTGCACCCCGCGTTGATCACCGGCCGGACGGTTGCACCCGTCCGGCCGTTCTGCGTTTCACGTTAGGCCTATCTAGGCTTTCACGGCAAGTCTCTTAGGCTTTTTTATGCGAGGACTGGCGTTCCTGAGCCTCGCCCTGCACAATGCCCCCATGATGGAGAGGATTCTGGAAGTAGGAAGGATCGCCCGCGAAGCTCGCGCGCAGCTAGGCCTGACTCAGGAGCAGCTTGCGGAGCGCGCGGGGATTTCGCGCGCCACGCTTCAGAATCTTGAGCGGGACGGCCGCGCGAGGGACACCACACTCGCGAAGGTTGAGCAGGCCCTCGGGCTGCCCCCTGGCGCAGTGGTCAAGGCGGCCAAGGGCCTCCAGCCTCTGCCAGCTCTCAGTCCTGTGCCCAGTGAGGGCCTCACCCATATCTCGGCCGGCGCCCTGGGTGAGGCGGTGTCGTCTGCTCTCCTCTTGACGGCGGACAGTCTGACGGCTGCGGAAATCCGCGAGGTGACGCGCCTTGTTGTCGAGGATCTTCGAGCGCGCGGCGTTGTGGCTGCCCCCTAGGAACCGATGACCTCGTCCAGGTGCGCCTGCACCTTGTCGAAGAGCCCCCACGGCACGTACTCGGGGATCTGACCGTGCTCGAGCCACGCCACCTCGGCGAGCTCCTCCTCGTCGACGACCGTGGCTTCGCCGCTGACGACCGTGCAGGCGACGTAGGTCATGTGCACCCCAGACTGCGGGTGCACCCGGTCGCCCAGCACCTTGCTGGCCTTGACCTCGAGGCCGACCTCCTCGGCGACCTCCCGCACGGCCGCCTCTTCGGGCGTCTCGCCGGCTTCGATGCCGCCGCCAGGGAAGGCCCACAGGAGCTTCCCCTCCTGCTGACGGCGCCTGGCCATGAGGACTCGCCCGTCGTGGACGATGATCGCGGTCGAGACGGGCGGCTGCTCGGTGCTCTCGGTCATGCGTGCGCCTCCAGGGCGGTAAGGACCGGCGGGTAGATCCGCTCGGCCGCGATGAATCGGGTCAGGCTGTTGATCGGTACCCAGGTGGCGTCGGCGTTCTCCTCGACGTCCCGGTTCTCCGGCTCGCCCATGAGGTGATCGCACAGCCAGTAGGTGGCGAGGACGCCGGTCGTCGGGTGCTGCCGGGCGCCGAGGGGTTCCCGGACTGAGCAGTGCACGCCGGTTTCGGCGAGGGTCTCCCGGACCGCGACGACCTCCGCAGTCGCACCCGGCTTAACCACGCCAGCCGGGAACTGCCACGACAGGGCCCCGTCGTCGCGCCGGCAGACCAGCAGCACTTCGCTGGCCCGGACCACCACCGCGATGGAGACCCGAAGGGCCTGAGCGGTGGCGGCTTCGGCCTGGGCGGCGAAACGTGCGA contains these protein-coding regions:
- a CDS encoding WhiB family transcriptional regulator; amino-acid sequence: MSIRTRSWEAEAPCREIGPDIFHPVGRGRELTEAITAAKAICGSCPFQPACLADALDWEGTADQYSRDGIWGGLTGPERAALATQPAAAA
- a CDS encoding ATP-binding protein; translated protein: MTDAWTPPSKRNPLRADLAGLGIPEGQYRLPSPDAYLDAGGSRDGAARIDAHFHNEIPLTDLQPAEIAFLRTYFNRQIEEQLAKTLAHFNAAVPRRYAKVEPDDTAHIWAKAVAADADDVQSLLIVGPTGTGKTHYAYAVLKAVAETGRGLSWAALTAADLYASLRPRPNGDSEAEFTRLANIDVLFLDDLGAAKVTEWTEEVTYRLINRRYEQCKPSLFTSNVPPAQLRDALGERISSRLVEMCERVVLKGHDRRRGAA
- a CDS encoding zinc finger domain-containing protein, with amino-acid sequence MTFTHRRAEQLRAEAAHAQQTAVCPTCQVAPGTPCHDNGIQRPDNSPVHARRYEEATETAA
- a CDS encoding response regulator transcription factor translates to MTRASRPGAALSDLEATVLRLAAEGHSYPAIGRILGRSTAAVQDSRQRAIIKLGAASSAHAVLIACRAGLIDGRPQRHGDHAGYEAHRRRGEQPCDACRMGERAHRQRQRDAASARQGP
- a CDS encoding BRO-N domain-containing protein, with translation MSALQVFAYEGSEVRTVLVDGEPWFVGADVTAILGYANGRDALSSIPDRMRNTVALADGKRGNPNRVIVSEPGVYRLVMRSSLPAAERFQDWLAEDVLPQIRKTGRFDAAPAPAPAKEITAAAGPVPYRDQAEILAILRPALPEPYATATAKVILARAMGERPELDSSETPLYAATFLAEKGHKAKTVAKFQSGFGARVSNAFFKRHGRRPEKIAGPAGSRIDKVAVYTEDDRPLLEEVYAGMADLIAAFEHGGQIALSA
- a CDS encoding helix-turn-helix transcriptional regulator, translating into MMERILEVGRIAREARAQLGLTQEQLAERAGISRATLQNLERDGRARDTTLAKVEQALGLPPGAVVKAAKGLQPLPALSPVPSEGLTHISAGALGEAVSSALLLTADSLTAAEIREVTRLVVEDLRARGVVAAP
- a CDS encoding NUDIX hydrolase; translation: MTESTEQPPVSTAIIVHDGRVLMARRRQQEGKLLWAFPGGGIEAGETPEEAAVREVAEEVGLEVKASKVLGDRVHPQSGVHMTYVACTVVSGEATVVDEEELAEVAWLEHGQIPEYVPWGLFDKVQAHLDEVIGS
- a CDS encoding NUDIX hydrolase — its product is MDVIDTWTGRMACWLQASLRLGNQAFADHLGVALRTVAGWHAQPDLVPRHDIQSALDTVYEKAPNAVHARFARFAAQAEAATAQALRVSIAVVVRASEVLLVCRRDDGALSWQFPAGVVKPGATAEVVAVRETLAETGVHCSVREPLGARQHPTTGVLATYWLCDHLMGEPENRDVEENADATWVPINSLTRFIAAERIYPPVLTALEAHA